ACCGACGAGGACGGCAAGGCTATCCTGTTGCAGCCTGAGAAAGGTACCGGTGCCGGAAACAGCATAATGTGATCATCCGATCACATTTGTTAAGATAACTGATATTCAAAAACTCTAAAAATCAAAAAAGGAGAAATTATCTCCTTTACTTCTCCATCAGCATCTCAAGATAGGATGTCCTGATGGAATCCTCTTTTTTTATTCCGATATTTTCAAGGAAATCGAACAACCGTTCCCTGTGAAGATCAATATCCGAATCTGCCACGGTTTCCACTTCAACGAACTCTCCAAGACCATCAACCGAATCAAGGCAGATGGTAATGTCTCCGTATCTATAGATATCACGTGTCTTTTTCACAATACCGGATTCAAAAAAACCAAGGGAGACAAGAATGCCCTTTGCAGCTGTCCCGTCCACAGGAGTCTCAAATTCCTCCCTTGTCTTGGAGATGCTGTCGAGCTTCCTGCCCTTGTATGTCATGCGCGTGCCGCCGTTGACACTGCGCAATCTCAATGCTTCGTCGGTCTTAGCAAAATCACGATGAGGTGCATTGTAATACACATCAAGGTGATCTTCAGTGCGGACCTTGAGTGCGCCCATTTCCAGTATCCTGCCCAGGACAGGACCATGGTCGGCACGCACTTTGATCTCGATCTCTATCATCTTATGCAGGAACGTATTTGGTTCCGTAGTAGATCATACCCTTGTCACCGCTCTCGCCGAGCTTCCTGAACACAGGTTTGACCCTCATACCAATATGTGCATCCTCGGGGTTGCAGACGACCTGGCTTGTGAACCTTGGCCCCTCGTCCAGCTGGATGATTCCAAGAACATATGGAGCCTGGTGTTCAAACCCTTCTGCTGCTGTGTGGATGACAGTGTATGTCACGATCTCTCCGGGACCGGAGAACTTGTGTGACTCGATCTCCCCGTCACGCCTGCACTTGGGACAGACGTTACGTGGTGGATAATAGTATGTATCACAGGTCTTGCAGTGTGTTCCGACAAGGTTGTACCTGTTGATCTGTTTTCTCCAGAATCTTGCTACAGACATCGATATCACCTCTCCCTCGCTAGAATGTGTACAACTGCGGTCGCGCCGGAACCTCCGACGTTGTGGGTCATTCCAACCTCTGCGCCATCGACCTGACGTCCGCCGGCCTCACCGCGCAACTGCTGAGTTACCTCTACCACCTGCTTGATACCGGTAGCACCTACAGGGTGACCACATGCCTTCAGACCACCGGAAGTGTTCACAGCGATCTTACCTCCGATTGCTGTCTCTCCCTCTTCGGTCATCTTTCCGCCCTCACCTTTCTTTGCAAAACCAAGGTCCTCGATAGCACATATCTCGGCAATGGTGAAACAGTCATGGACCTCTACAAGGTCGATGTCTTTGGTAGTCATCTTTGCCATCTCGAATGCACGCCTGCCTGCTGCAACGGATGCATCCAGTGTTGTGATATCACGACGGTCATGCAGTGCAATGGTGTCGCTTGCCTGTGCTGTTGCCTTTATGTAAATAGGAGTGTCGGTGTACTCGTGTGCGATCTCCGCAGGTGCCAGTACAACTGCTGAAGCACCGTCTGTGATCGGGGAGCAGTCGAATATGTGCAGTGGATCTGCTACCATGATAGAGTTCAGTACGCTGTCCACTGTAATTGGGCTCTTGTACTGTGCGATGGGGTTCATGGAACCGTTCTTGTGGTTCTTGACAGCAACTTCTGCCATTTGTTCACTGGT
This genomic stretch from Methanococcoides sp. LMO-2 harbors:
- the cyaB gene encoding class IV adenylate cyclase, which produces MIEIEIKVRADHGPVLGRILEMGALKVRTEDHLDVYYNAPHRDFAKTDEALRLRSVNGGTRMTYKGRKLDSISKTREEFETPVDGTAAKGILVSLGFFESGIVKKTRDIYRYGDITICLDSVDGLGEFVEVETVADSDIDLHRERLFDFLENIGIKKEDSIRTSYLEMLMEK
- a CDS encoding Zn-ribbon domain-containing OB-fold protein, giving the protein MSVARFWRKQINRYNLVGTHCKTCDTYYYPPRNVCPKCRRDGEIESHKFSGPGEIVTYTVIHTAAEGFEHQAPYVLGIIQLDEGPRFTSQVVCNPEDAHIGMRVKPVFRKLGESGDKGMIYYGTKYVPA
- a CDS encoding thiolase domain-containing protein, producing MRDVAIIGVKNSKFGEMWDRSFRDIVVEAGVGAIEDSGVSGDRLDGMYVGNMSGGQFVEQEHIGALIADYSGLSLDLHVPSTRVEAACASGGLAFRQAVMAVASGHEDIVMAAGVEKMTDVSSTAASAALAAAADREWEGIMGATFPGLYAMIARMHMHEYGTTSEQMAEVAVKNHKNGSMNPIAQYKSPITVDSVLNSIMVADPLHIFDCSPITDGASAVVLAPAEIAHEYTDTPIYIKATAQASDTIALHDRRDITTLDASVAAGRRAFEMAKMTTKDIDLVEVHDCFTIAEICAIEDLGFAKKGEGGKMTEEGETAIGGKIAVNTSGGLKACGHPVGATGIKQVVEVTQQLRGEAGGRQVDGAEVGMTHNVGGSGATAVVHILARER